A region of Mycolicibacterium brumae DNA encodes the following proteins:
- a CDS encoding wax ester/triacylglycerol synthase family O-acyltransferase produces MSESAAAGASDELGAVDQLLHRGEASPRTRSGVMVVEIFDRAPDWQRYRATYENASRRIRRLRQKVVVPTLPTAAPRWVVDPDFNLDFHVRRLRAPLPGTLRDVFDIAEVALQSPLDISRPLWSATLVEGLEGGRAAQIVHLSHAIVDGVGGVEMFASIYDLEPEPAPRSVPPMPIPQDLSGNDLMREGVRRLPVTVAGGIFGLVGGAVEAVGRSLSNPVGTVAGVANYLASSARVMRPAASHSPLLARRSLSTRTEAIDIKFSDLHRAAKAGGGSINDAYLAGLCGALRLYHESMGLPVATLPMAVPVNVRADDDPAGGNRFAGINLAAPIGTADPARRIGRIRNQMVKRREEVALDVVGAVAPVVSLLPDPVLEAMTGSVIVSDVQASNVPVFPGDTYIAGVKVLRQYGVGPLPGVAMMAVLVTRGGYASITTRYDRASITDPALFAECLRVGFDEVLALAGDPAPRSRPASFDEGVAEPATPQDADPSQPTVTGEVN; encoded by the coding sequence GTGAGTGAGTCGGCTGCGGCCGGGGCGTCCGACGAACTGGGTGCTGTCGACCAGTTGCTGCACCGCGGTGAGGCCAGCCCACGGACCCGCTCGGGCGTCATGGTGGTGGAGATCTTCGACCGCGCGCCGGATTGGCAGCGCTACCGCGCCACCTACGAGAACGCCTCCCGACGGATCAGGCGGTTGCGGCAGAAGGTCGTGGTGCCCACGCTGCCCACCGCCGCGCCGCGCTGGGTGGTCGACCCCGATTTCAACCTCGACTTCCACGTCCGGCGCCTGCGCGCGCCGCTGCCCGGAACCCTGCGCGACGTGTTCGACATCGCCGAGGTGGCGCTGCAATCGCCGCTGGACATCTCCCGGCCGTTGTGGAGCGCCACCCTGGTCGAAGGTCTGGAGGGCGGACGCGCCGCGCAGATCGTGCACCTGAGCCACGCCATCGTCGACGGCGTCGGTGGCGTCGAGATGTTCGCCAGCATCTATGACCTGGAGCCCGAACCCGCGCCCAGATCCGTTCCGCCGATGCCCATTCCGCAGGATCTGTCCGGAAACGACCTGATGCGCGAGGGCGTGCGGCGGTTGCCGGTGACGGTCGCCGGCGGAATCTTCGGTCTGGTCGGCGGCGCGGTGGAGGCCGTCGGCCGTTCGCTGAGCAACCCGGTCGGCACGGTCGCCGGGGTCGCCAACTACCTGGCCTCCAGCGCGCGGGTGATGCGCCCGGCCGCGTCGCACTCGCCACTGCTGGCCCGGCGCAGCCTGTCCACCCGCACCGAGGCCATCGACATCAAGTTCAGCGACCTGCACCGTGCCGCCAAGGCCGGCGGCGGATCGATCAACGACGCCTACCTGGCCGGCCTGTGCGGGGCGCTGCGGCTCTACCACGAATCGATGGGACTGCCGGTGGCCACGCTGCCGATGGCCGTTCCGGTGAACGTCCGCGCCGACGATGACCCGGCCGGCGGCAACCGGTTCGCCGGGATCAACCTGGCCGCGCCGATCGGCACCGCGGATCCGGCTCGGCGGATCGGCCGGATCCGCAACCAGATGGTCAAACGCCGCGAGGAGGTGGCGCTCGACGTCGTCGGCGCTGTCGCCCCGGTGGTGTCTTTGCTGCCTGATCCGGTGCTGGAGGCCATGACCGGATCGGTGATCGTATCCGACGTCCAGGCCAGCAACGTCCCGGTGTTCCCCGGCGACACCTACATCGCCGGGGTGAAGGTGTTGCGGCAGTACGGCGTTGGCCCGCTGCCGGGGGTCGCGATGATGGCCGTGCTGGTCACCCGCGGCGGCTACGCCAGCATCACCACCCGTTACGACCGAGCGTCGATCACCGACCCGGCGCTGTTCGCCGAATGCCTGCGCGTCGGCTTCGACGAAGTCCTGGCGTTGGCCGGCGATCCGGCGCCGAGATCGCGCCCGGCGTCCTTCGACGAGGGCGTCGCCGAACCCGCCACGCCGCAGGACGCGGACCCGTCCCAACCCACCGTCACCGGAGAGGTGAATTGA
- a CDS encoding SigB/SigF/SigG family RNA polymerase sigma factor produces the protein MSSEYADVLPMFGELGRMRQGSPEHAALRDKIIERCMPLADHIARRFSGRGETHDDLVQTARIGLLNAVNRFDVTAGSEFESFAVPTIMGEVRRHFRDNSWSVKVPRRLKELHLQLSSATAELSQRIGRAPTASELAEELGMERDQVLEGLIVGNSYNALSIDGGSSGPDAEVPAIVDSLGEFDSEMEQIENRETLRPLLAGLPERERTVLMLRFFESQTQTQIAERVGVSQMHVSRLLAKALAKLRDQLQQSDEPR, from the coding sequence GTGAGTTCCGAGTACGCCGATGTGCTGCCCATGTTCGGGGAATTGGGCAGAATGCGGCAAGGATCACCCGAACACGCGGCTCTGCGGGACAAGATCATCGAACGGTGCATGCCGCTGGCCGACCACATCGCGCGGCGGTTCAGCGGCCGCGGCGAAACCCACGACGACCTGGTGCAAACCGCCCGCATCGGCCTGCTGAACGCGGTCAACAGGTTCGACGTCACCGCCGGATCGGAATTCGAATCCTTCGCGGTCCCGACGATCATGGGCGAGGTCCGCCGACACTTCCGCGACAACAGCTGGTCGGTCAAGGTGCCGCGTCGGCTGAAAGAGCTCCACCTGCAGCTCAGCAGCGCGACGGCGGAGCTGTCCCAGCGGATAGGCCGCGCGCCCACCGCGTCGGAACTGGCCGAAGAGCTGGGCATGGAACGCGATCAGGTCCTGGAGGGATTGATCGTCGGAAACTCCTACAACGCGCTGTCCATCGACGGCGGCAGCAGCGGACCGGACGCCGAGGTGCCGGCGATCGTGGACTCGCTGGGCGAGTTCGATTCGGAGATGGAGCAGATCGAGAACCGAGAGACACTGCGACCGCTGCTGGCCGGGCTGCCGGAGCGGGAACGCACGGTGCTGATGTTGCGGTTCTTCGAATCCCAGACCCAGACTCAGATCGCCGAGCGCGTCGGCGTCTCCCAGATGCACGTCTCCCGATTGCTGGCCAAGGCGCTGGCGAAGCTGCGCGACCAGCTTCAGCAATCCGACGAACCGCGCTGA
- a CDS encoding ATP-binding protein produces MRIAEPGERRTPDVSERAIELRVSATVENLVAVRAVVAAIAASEDLDFDTVADLRLAVDEACTALIRASLPGADLELVIDPGPEAFVVRACTTRSAGNVVEPGGFSWHVMKSLVDEVGAIPVFDGAPAGIRLLMRRMSSYR; encoded by the coding sequence ATGAGGATCGCAGAACCAGGAGAACGCCGCACCCCCGACGTCAGCGAACGCGCGATCGAATTGCGGGTGAGTGCGACAGTGGAGAACCTCGTCGCGGTGCGCGCCGTCGTCGCCGCGATCGCCGCCAGTGAGGACCTGGACTTCGACACCGTGGCCGATCTGCGGCTGGCCGTCGACGAAGCGTGCACCGCGTTGATCCGCGCGTCGCTGCCCGGGGCGGATCTGGAGCTGGTGATCGACCCGGGTCCGGAGGCGTTCGTGGTCCGCGCGTGCACCACGCGTAGCGCCGGGAACGTCGTCGAGCCCGGCGGCTTCAGCTGGCACGTGATGAAATCACTGGTCGACGAGGTGGGCGCCATCCCGGTGTTCGACGGCGCCCCGGCGGGCATCAGGTTGCTGATGAGGCGAATGAGCTCGTACCGGTGA